One Dioscorea cayenensis subsp. rotundata cultivar TDr96_F1 chromosome 17, TDr96_F1_v2_PseudoChromosome.rev07_lg8_w22 25.fasta, whole genome shotgun sequence DNA window includes the following coding sequences:
- the LOC120281128 gene encoding uncharacterized protein LOC120281128 — MVKLLGTRIINPISDSVQMSLTQVVSKKEGMIMIKNERKELIPSKRVTGWSISIALEDQENTTFTCLYWTFAYRRMPFGLYNALATFQKCMTAIFDGLLVDIMKVFMDDFPIFRNSFEVCLKNLWCTFSLIVKELGIDFLEMVEVFVVVGLDSKKDLGGSFTLVIGVAIGKS, encoded by the exons ATGGTGAAATTATTGGGTACAAGAATTATTAACCCAATTTCAGATAGTGTTCAGATGAGCCTTACTCAAGTAGTATCGAAGAAGGAAGGCATGATTATGATAAAGAATGAGCGGAAAGAATTAATCCCATCCAAGAGAGTTACGGGGTGGAGT ATTTCTATTGCTCTCGAAGACCAAGAAAATACAACATTTACATGTCTCTACTGGACTTTTGCATATAGGAGGATGCCTTTTGGATTATACAATGCACTGGCGACATTTCAAAAATGCATGACAGCTATTTTCGATGGCCTTTTGGTGGATATCATgaaggtgttcatggatgacttccCAATTTTTCGTAACTCTTTTGAAGTTTGCTTGAAAAACTTG TGGTGTACTTTCTCTCTTATTGTGAAGGAGCTTGGTATTGATTTCCTTGAGATGGTGGAggtctttgttgttgttggccttgaTTCTAAGAAAGATTTGGGTGGTTCCTTCACCCTGGTTATAGGTGTTGCCATAGGGAAATCCTAG